The window AGGCGGCGGTATCGTCGGTAAACTGTGCGTTGAAACTAAAGCCCAACCGGGTGAAAAACGTCTTGGATGCAGGCAGATCGTCAACCGGCAGGTTAACAAAAATTTGCGTAGCCATGGGCTACCTCCGATGAAGAGTGACCTCATCGAGTATAGCCCATCCTCTAGCTCAGCAGCTCGTAGGGGCCGCCCTGCTCCAGCGCACGCTGATAGGCCGGGCGAGCGTGAATGCGCTGCAGGTAGCCGCGCAGCTTCGGGCAATCGTCCAGCGCGCCGCGCGCCGCCATCGCCTCCAGCGGGAAGCTCATCTGGATATCCGCCGCGCTGAATTCGTTGCCGACAAACCAGGTGCCCTTGTTCAGGTGCTGTTCAAGATATTCCGCGTGCGTCGCTATCTGTTTGTCGAGGTGCTCGCGCTGCACGCCCTTGCCGATCGCGCCAGCCACCGGCCGCAGCAGCCAGGGGATCGGCGGCTGGCCCAGCCGGCTGAACACCAGCTTCATCACCAGCAGCGGCATCAACGAACCCTCGGCATAGTGCAGCCAGTAACGGTACTGCTGGCGGGCATGGTAGTCGGTGGGCATAAACAGCCCCTGCGCGTCGTAGGCCTCCTGCAGGTATTCGATGATGGCGCCGGACTCCGCCAACGTCAGATCGCCGTCGACAATCACCGGCGATTTGCCCAGCGGATGGATGTTTTTCAGCGCCGGCGGCGCCAGCATGGTCTGCGGATCGCGCTGGTAACGCTGCACCTGATAGGGCGCGCCCAGCTCCTCCAAAAACCACAGGATGCGCTGCGAGCGCGAGTTATTCAGATGATGAACGGTGATCATGAAGCGGCCCCTATCCGTTGCCACACCAGCTCGCCGATCTGCACGCCGTTGCCGATTTGCAGCGGCACGGTGCGCAGCATAAGCCGGTCGCCGATGAAACTGTAGAAGCGCACCTGCCGGCTGCCGATCCAGTTGGGGAACGAACTGCCTTCAACCTGGTGCACCACCCGCTGGTCGCTCTCATCCACCTGATAGCGGCCAAAGTAACAAATCATATTGATAAAGGCGGCGTGGATCTCCCGTTCGGTGCCCTGCGCCAGATCGTCGGCGGCAAAGCGCGGGCGGGTGGCGCCGTAGAGCTGCGCCGCCATGGTGCCGTTGGCTTCGTAACTGATGCGGCCCACCACCTGCTCGCCCAGCGGGTAATTTATCTTGCCGTCTTCACCTTTAAACACGGAAGACACCAGCGACCAGCTGCCGATAAACGCGTTGACTGACATGCTGCTTGCTCCTGTAAGGACCCTCCTTACAGGGTAGTGGCGATTTTTGCAGCACGCCAGCCGGGCTGACGCCGCTCAAAAATAAATCAATTTATTTGACAGAGATACTCAAAACTCTCCGATTTTCTCTCTGCATGCGGCGGTCTATTATTTAACACATCGAGAGATAACGGCCTCTCATCTGACAAATACCCTGAGGATTGAATCATGAAAAACGTCAAAATTTTTGCTACCGCTCTGCTGCTGACCACCGCTTCTTTCGCCAGCGTCGCCGCTGACCTGCCAAGCAGCCAGCCTGCCGCCAACGCCCAGAAAATCGGCGTAGTTTCCGTCAGCGGCGCCGACAACCTGAGCGCGCTGGAAAATGAACTGGCCAGCAAAGCCGCTGCTTCCGGTGCCAGCGCTTACCGCATCGTCGCCGCCGGCGGCCAGAACAAACTGTACGGCACCGCAGAAATCTTCAACTGATCGTCAGACAGCCAGCTGACGGAAGAAAGAAGCCCCGCATAGGGGCTTTTCTCGTTTTAGCGGGCGTCAAAGCGCGCCGCCAGCTTCTGCAGGCGAAACTGTTCGGTAATGTGATCGACGAACACCCGGGTTTTGGTCGGCAGGAATTTGGTGGTGGGAAAATAGAGGTACACGCTGCCGCGATCGACATACCAGCCGTGCAACACCCGCACCAGCCGGCCGCTTTCCAGATAGGGCAAGGCGTTCGGTATGCCGATCAGCGCGATGCCCAGCCCCATTTCCGCCGCCCGCGCCGCCGCATCCGGTTCGTTCACCGTCATCTTTATCGCCATCGCCGGCGCCCGCTGTTCGTTTTCCGCATTGCGCAGCGGCAAGTTGCGAATGCGCCCGGTTTGTGGCGAACGGATGAAAATGCCCGCATGCTGCGCCAGCTGTTCCGGCTGCCGCAGCGGCGGCAGGGTGCGCAGATACTCCGCCGAGGCCACCAGCACCCCGTGCGCCGGCGCCAGCTCCCGCGCGATCATGCCCTGGGCCAGCTCGATGCCGCCGCCGATCGCGGCGTCGAAGTGATCGCCAATCAAATCCACCTGGCGATTGTCGAAATGCCAGTCGGGAACGATCGCCGGATAGCGCGCCAAAAAGTCCGGCAGCATCGGCAACACAAAATGCAGGCCGAAGGTGGTGCCCATACTGACCTTCAGCGTGCCGGCCGCCACGCCGCCGCCGCTGCTCAGCCCTTTCAATGCGCACTGGATCGACAGCAGACCGCCGCTTACCTCCAGCAGGAAACGCTCCCCTTCCTCGGTAAGGATCAGCTTGCGGGTATTGCGCTGAAACAGCCGCACGCCAACCAGCGTCTCCAGCCTGGTGACGTTTTTGCCCACCGCCGCCGGGCTGATGCCCAGCTTGCGGCCCGCGGCGGAAAAGCTGCCGTTTTCCGCGCTGCTGACGAAACATTCCAGATGGCCCAGCATGGTCTCTCCTGTCGATTTAAAACCTTTGGTTTAAGCTGATTATAGCCATTTACGGCTAGTGGCCTGCATGCATTTCTCCGATACTGGTCCGGTAGATTTTTTAACCTCATACATTCTGGAGAAACATCATGTCAGCAACACATCCTCTGCAGGGCAAAGTCGCATTCGTTCAGGGCGGCTCACGCGGCATCGGCGCCGCCATCGTCAAACGGCTGGCGCGCGAAGGCGCCGCGGTCGCCTTTACCTACGCCGCCTCCGCCGAACGGGCCGACGCTGTGGCGAACGAAATCACCGCCGCCGGCGGCAAAGCACTCGCCATCAGGGCCGACAGCACCGATGCGGCGGCGGTGCAGCAGGCGGTGCGCCAGGCGGCGGGCAGCTTCGGCAAATTGGACATTCTGGTGAATAACGCCGGGGTGTTCACGCTGGGCAGCACCGAGGAATTGCCGCTGGCGGATCTGGATCGCATGCTGGCGGTTAACGTGCGCAGCGTGTTCATCGCCAGCCAGGAAGCGGCGCGCCACATGAACGACGGCGGCCGCATCATCCACATCGGCAGCACCAACGCCGAGCGCGTGCCCTTTGGCGGCGCGGCGGTATATGCGATGAGCAAGTCGGCGCTGGTCGGCCTGACCAAGGGCATGGCGCGCGATCTCGGCCCGCGCGGCATCACCGTCAACAACGTGCAGCCTGGCCCGGTGGATACCGAGATGAACCCGGACGAGGGTGATTTTGCCGAACAGTTGAAACAGCTGATGGCCATCGGCCGCTACGGTAAAGACGAGGAAATCGCCGGCTTCGTCGCCTACCTGGCGGGACCGCAGGCGGGCTACATCACCGGCGCCAGCCTGAGCATCGACGGCGGCTTCTCGGCGTAACCGGCCCGCAAACCGGCATAAAAAAACCCCGCCAGAGCGGGGTTTTTTTGCGATATTTTCCAGGCGAACCTTAGAAAGGAATATCGTCGTCGAAGTCCATCGGCGGTTCGTTGCTGCTGGCCGCCGGTGC is drawn from Serratia entomophila and contains these coding sequences:
- a CDS encoding glutathione S-transferase family protein, yielding MITVHHLNNSRSQRILWFLEELGAPYQVQRYQRDPQTMLAPPALKNIHPLGKSPVIVDGDLTLAESGAIIEYLQEAYDAQGLFMPTDYHARQQYRYWLHYAEGSLMPLLVMKLVFSRLGQPPIPWLLRPVAGAIGKGVQREHLDKQIATHAEYLEQHLNKGTWFVGNEFSAADIQMSFPLEAMAARGALDDCPKLRGYLQRIHARPAYQRALEQGGPYELLS
- a CDS encoding lipocalin-like domain-containing protein; this encodes MSVNAFIGSWSLVSSVFKGEDGKINYPLGEQVVGRISYEANGTMAAQLYGATRPRFAADDLAQGTEREIHAAFINMICYFGRYQVDESDQRVVHQVEGSSFPNWIGSRQVRFYSFIGDRLMLRTVPLQIGNGVQIGELVWQRIGAAS
- the bhsA gene encoding multiple stress resistance protein BhsA, with the translated sequence MKNVKIFATALLLTTASFASVAADLPSSQPAANAQKIGVVSVSGADNLSALENELASKAAASGASAYRIVAAGGQNKLYGTAEIFN
- a CDS encoding LysR family transcriptional regulator — its product is MLGHLECFVSSAENGSFSAAGRKLGISPAAVGKNVTRLETLVGVRLFQRNTRKLILTEEGERFLLEVSGGLLSIQCALKGLSSGGGVAAGTLKVSMGTTFGLHFVLPMLPDFLARYPAIVPDWHFDNRQVDLIGDHFDAAIGGGIELAQGMIARELAPAHGVLVASAEYLRTLPPLRQPEQLAQHAGIFIRSPQTGRIRNLPLRNAENEQRAPAMAIKMTVNEPDAAARAAEMGLGIALIGIPNALPYLESGRLVRVLHGWYVDRGSVYLYFPTTKFLPTKTRVFVDHITEQFRLQKLAARFDAR
- a CDS encoding 3-oxoacyl-ACP reductase family protein translates to MSATHPLQGKVAFVQGGSRGIGAAIVKRLAREGAAVAFTYAASAERADAVANEITAAGGKALAIRADSTDAAAVQQAVRQAAGSFGKLDILVNNAGVFTLGSTEELPLADLDRMLAVNVRSVFIASQEAARHMNDGGRIIHIGSTNAERVPFGGAAVYAMSKSALVGLTKGMARDLGPRGITVNNVQPGPVDTEMNPDEGDFAEQLKQLMAIGRYGKDEEIAGFVAYLAGPQAGYITGASLSIDGGFSA